A genomic stretch from Aedes albopictus strain Foshan chromosome 2, AalbF5, whole genome shotgun sequence includes:
- the LOC109431815 gene encoding probable chitinase 10, with protein sequence MTKRRFLSPPLVVLAVCWASSSLSAYRNVQPEAVTFLRDSVEAIPPRVYEKTAAYTVDDVFGTKSLPLRNAVESAPVNLVDERLPLRDAVEFRIVDMDNAIEDVVSEVKSVVTSEHQRVKSAETIDYRAPQSPIFQNKYAAYSFPMHYDTKNPQPFRYGSPYQQLVDINTLKQIPTLEYNQYNQYEKLQKLDSLKQSASDYKVICHITNWAFYRKNDAQFVPEHIDNKLCTHIIYSFATLDPVSLMMKEFDSWADIENNLYARTISSSGSVPVLLGIGGWTDSVGNKYSSMVSSPTNRRNFIANAMVFLKTHGFSGLHFDWNYPVCWQSDCSKGPSSDRPNLTKLIMEMQREFSKENLLVTMSISGYKEVITEAYDLAQLSNVVDFMTVMTYDYHGSWEPQTGHVSPLYGNAGDKYPQYNVDYTMQLLSKMGARKDKLIMGVPMYGQTFMLTRSRDKIEIPGIGTQASGPGYAGEDTRQPGMLAYYEVCYRVRKQKWTVGRESSMSGPFATLKDQWVGYDDPISVTAKAKYVMKSGYGGIAAWTIDLDDFQNKCCEERYPVLSAINRALGRLRTPQPTVVDCTRPMQPVTPPPAEMTVSVDTGGAGIATTGTTWPSWQEPTTTTMTTTTTTRRTTTSTTTTTEKPTTTTTRRTTRSTTTTRRPTTTTTYAPPTTTVGTTIPAPGLVQPELTEGEPCEPNQYKAHPYSCNSYYRCVYGEFKQQYCAGGLHWNEAANLCDWPASAKCAKDTAAQPPVADTPTTTTKAPATTTRRRTTTTPYTTQSPWWWTTASTVGSTPPKATRPSKKPVTTTKKPVQRPVDKCVNGEYYPHKSCDSFYICVNEKKIAQQCGPGLFWNEAEKSCDWEDNVNCVSRAQYYKLLTKNSKLAALKVLSEDDPCDGHTHVPYPGDCSQYLVCNWGRLEAASCADGLHWNQVRMICDWPANAKCTQLGSTENSSEEGGETIVEEGQDIDGPHHKPTSATTTTTTTTTTTPVPNLEPLSGYYKMVCYFTNWAWYRKGYGKYTPDHIRTDLCTHIVYGFAVLDYSSLTIKTHDSWADIDNNFYTRVVEAKNKGVKVTLAIGGWNDSAGDKYSRLVRSAAARAKFIEHVIGFLEKYGFEGLDLDWEYPVCWQVDCKKGFADEKEGFASLVRELSAALKPRGWLLSAAVSPSKTVIDAGYDVPALARYFDWIAVMTYDFHGQWDKKTGHVAPLYYHPEDEIDFFNANYSINYWMELGAPSRKLVMGMPLYGQSFTLADQKNNGLNAKAPSAGQAGEFTRAAGFLAYYEICDRIQNKGWTVIQDDLKRMGPYAYKGNQWVSFDDKEALLRKVQFIRAMNLGGGMIWALDLDDFKNRCGHGHHPLLTAIREGLRDAPNGVETIPATVPEPSKEDEHQETNSVETHQGNTAAQVEVINKETSNQDENAIEPDADYKVVCYFTNWAWYRQGNGKYLPEDIDADLCTHIVYGFAVLDRDRLVIKPHDSWADIDNRFYERVVEYKKKGKKVTVAIGGWNDSAGDKYSRLVRSAAARQKFIADVIAFIEKYGFDGLDLDWEYPVCWQVDCKKGFADEKEGFASLVVELSQAFKPKGLLLSSAVSPSKKVVDEGYDVVTLSDYMDWIAVMAYDYHGQWDKKTGHVAPMYEHPDDFDKTFNANFTIHYWIEKGADPRKLVMGMPMYGQSFSLADNNEHGLNAKTYGGGEAGESTRARGFLSYYEICANIRNKKWTVVRDRKGRMGPYAYKGDQWVSFDDQYMIRHKSEYVKAMGLGGAMIWALDLDDFRNLCDCEEYPLLRTINRVLRNYPGPGPRCVLEKEPQREEPRPTRPPTTPETTRRPSTTTTTRRTTTSTTTTTTTTMRPTTTTKRRTSARPTYTTTNAPSYQEVANEVDEPTCTDGRLFVPHPSDCNKYYICQYGKLYEQKCPGGLYWNEDHCDWPQTTKCRNKQTETVATTKKPSYTTTQRITTTTRPPKRTTERTTTAGWKPESTTTTSWWSPESSSMVWWSPDTTSKRPTRPPVVHTDVQTTGNNDFKVVCYFTNWAWYRQGDGKYTPDDIDSNLCTHIVYGFAVLDRESLTIKTHDSWADIDNQFYERVVEHKRKGTKVTLALGGWNDSLGDKYSKLVRSSSARRAFVKHAVEFIEKYDFDGLDLDWEYPVCWQVDCKKGFPDEKEGFAELVKELAVEFRPRKWLLSAAVSPSKMVIDAGYDVPVLAEYFDWIAVMTYDFHGHWDKQTGHVAPLYYYPGDTYDYFNANFSIKYWIEKGAPSRKLVMGMPLYGQSFSLADSGKNGLNEKSYGPGEAGQFTRAGGFLAFYEICEKVNQNGWSVYRDGEGRIGPYALRGNQWVSYDDVDEIRRKSQFVKQMNLGGGMIWALDLDDFRGRCGCGRHPLLKTMNQELGRISTKRPENCT encoded by the exons ATGACTAAACGAAGGTTCTTAAGTCCG CCACTTGTTGTCCTTGCTGTTTGTTGGGCATCGTCAAGCTTGAGTGCCTATAGGAATGTCCAGCCGGAAGCCGTCACCTTTCTACGAGATAGTGTCGAAGCGATCCCTCCGCGAGTTTATGAGAAAACCGCAGCCTACACAGTGGATGATGTCTTTGGTACAAAATCTCTTCCTCTGAGAAATGCTGTCGAAAGTGCACCAGTCAATCT GGTCGATGAACGTCTACCTCTACGAGATGCTGTCGAGTTTCGTATTGTCGACATGGATAATGCGATCGAAGATGTTGTTAGTGAGGTAAAATCAGTTGTTACCTCGGAACACCAACGAGTGAAATCGGCGGAAACAATTGATTACCGGGCTCCACAAAGCCCAATCTTCCAGAATAAATATGCTGCCTATTCGTTCCCAATGCACTATGATACGAAAAATCCTCAACCGTTCAGATATGGATCGCCGTATCAGCAACTGGTAGATATCAACACATTGAAACAGATTCCCACGCTCGAATACAATCAGTATAATCAGTATGAAAAGTTGCAAAAACTTGATAGCTTGAAGCAAAGCGCCAGTGACTATAAAGTTATCTGCCATATCACTAACTGGGCTTTCTATCGGAAGAACGATGCACAATTCGTTCCTGAGCATATCGACAACAAACTGTGCACGCATATTATCTACTCGTTTGCTACTCTAGATCCAGTCAGCCTAATGATGAAGGAGTTTGACTCGTGGGCAGACATCGAAAACA ATCTCTATGCTAGAACTATTAGTTCCAGTGGTTCTGTTCCAGTCCTGTTGGGAATCGGTGGGTGGACCGACTCGGTTGGAAATAAATACTCCTCGATGGTTAGTTCCCCAACAAACCGTAGGAACTTCATTGCAAATGCCATGGTTTTCCTCAAGACGCATGGATTTTCCGGGTTGCATTTCGATTGGAACTATCCAGTGTGTTGGCAGAGTGATTGTTCCAAAGGTCCCTCCAGTGATAGGCCAAATTTAACCAAACTTATAATGGAAATGCAgcgagaattttccaaagaaaatctTCTGGTCACAATGAGTATTTCGGGATACAAAGAAGTAATTACGGAGGCCTACGACTTGGCTCAACTGTCCAATGTAGTGGATTTCATGACTGTAATGACTTACGATTATCATGGATCGTGGGAACCGCAAACGGGTCACGTGAGTCCTTTGTATGGTAATGCCGGTGATAAGTACCCGCAGTATAACGTGGACTATACCATGCAATTACTTTCGAAGATGGGTGCTCGAAAGGATAAACTTATTATGGGAGTTCCTATGTATGGCCAAACGTTCATGTTAACGCGTAGTAGAGATAAAATAGAAATACCTGGCATTGGAACGCAAGCTTCTGGTCCAGGTTATGCTGGAGAAGATACCAGACAGCCAGGTATGTTGGCGTATTATGAAGTTTGTTACCGAGTACGCAAGCAAAAGTGGACTGTTGGGCGTGAATCTTCAATGTCTGGACCGTTTGCCACCTTGAAAGATCAATGGGTAGGATACGATGACCCAATTTCCGTGACAGCTAAGGCTAAATATGTCATGAAATCTGGATATGGTGGAATTGCTGCATGGACAATTGACTTGGACGACTTCCAGAACAAGTGTTGCGAAGAAAGGTATCCTGTCTTGAGTGCTATTAATCGAGCACTTGGTCGATTGAGAACTCCTCAGCCTACAGTTGTGGACTGCACGCGTCCAATGCAGCCAGTGACTCCACCTCCTGCTGAAATGACGGTTAGTGTCGATACTGGAGGAGCAGGAATTGCCACAACTGGCACTACGTGGCCTTCATGGCAAGAACCTACAACTACAACAATGACCACCACAACGACCACACGTAGAACTACTACGTCTACAACCACGACAACAGAGAAACCAACCACTACCACAACTAGACGCACTACCCGTAGCACTACAACCACTCGTAGACCAACTACAACCACAACGTATGCGCCACCGACAACTACTGTAGGAACAACTATTCCTGCTCCAGGACTCGTTCAACCAGAATTAACAGAAGGTGAGCCGTGTGAACCAAACCAGTACAAAGCTCATCCTTACAGTTGCAATTCGTACTATCGTTGCGTCTACGGTGAGTTCAAACAGCAGTACTGCGCCGGCGGTCTCCATTGGAACGAAGCAGCCAATCTTTGCGATTGGCCAGCATCTGCCAAATGTGCTAAGGATACAGCTGCTCAACCTCCTGTAGCGGATACGCCCACAACCACCACAAAGGCACCAGCAACTACGACACGTAGAAGAACTACAACTACACCTTATACCACTCAATCTCCTTGGTGGTGGACAACGGCGTCTACTGTAGGCAGTACACCTCCAAAAGCCACACGACCATCGAAGAAGCCAGTCACCACAACCAAGAAACCTGTACAACGGCCAGTCGACAAGTGTGTCAATGGAGAGTACTATCCACATAAGAGTTGCGATAGCTTTTACATCTGCGTGAATGAAAAGAAGATCGCCCAACAGTGCGGCCCTGGTTTGTTCTGGAACGAGGCAGAGAAGAGCTGTGACTGGGAAGATAACGTAAACTGTGTTAGCCGTGCGCAATACTACAAATTGTTGACCAAGAACTCTAAACTGGCTGCATTAAAAGTCTTGTCGGAAGATGATCCCTGCGATGGACATACTCATGTGCCGTATCCTGGAGACTGTTCGCAGTATCTGGTTTGTAACTGGGGACGTCTCGAAGCAGCCAGCTGTGCCGATGGACTTCACTGGAACCAAGTTCGAATGATCTGTGATTGGCCTGCAAATGCTAAATGCACTCAGTTGGGTAGCACCGAAAACAGTTCTGAAGAAGGAGGTGAAACGATTGTGGAAGAAGGCCAAGACATTGATGGTCCGCATCATAAGCCAACTAGTGCGACTACAACAACCACTACAACTACTACGACAACTCCAGTGCCTAACCTTGAGCCGTTATCCGGATATTACAAAATGGTCTGCTATTTCACTAACTGGGCTTGGTACCGGAAAGGATACGGCAAATACACTCCTGACCATATCAGAACAGACCTGTGTACGCATATCGTGTATGGATTTGCTGTGCTAGACTACTCTTCACTGACGATCAAAACTCATGATTCATGGGCTGATATCGATAATAACTTTTACACTCGTGTGGTTGAGGCAAAAAATAAGGGAGTCAAAGTAACGCTGGCTATCGGTGGATGGAACGATTCGGCGGGTGATAAGTATAGCCGATTGGTTCGCAGCGCTGCTGCTAGGGCCAAGTTCATCGAGCATGTGATAGGTTTCCTTGAAAAATACGGTTTCgaaggtttggatttggattgggaatACCCTGTATGCTGGCAGGTAGACTGCAAAAAGGGTTTCGCCGATGAGAAAGAAGGTTTCGCTAGCTTAGTTCGGGAACTGTCAGCGGCATTAAAACCTCGTGGTTGGCTGTTATCTGCTGCTGTGTCTCCGAGCAAGACAGTGATAGATGCTGGATACGATGTTCCCGCTTTGGCTAGGTACTTCGATTGGATCGCTGTAATGACGTATGACTTCCATGGTCAATGGGACAAGAAAACCGGTCATGTCGCACCTCTTTATTATCATCCGGAAGACGAGATCGACTTCTTCAATGCG AATTACTCAATCAATTACTGGATGGAACTGGGAGCTCCGTCGAGAAAATTGGTTATGGGAATGCCTTTGTATGGTCAGTCATTCACTCTCGCTGACCAGAAGAATAACGGATTGAATGCGAAGGCCCCTAGTGCTGGACAAGCAGGAGAGTTCACCAGAGCTGCTGGATTCCTTGCCTATTACGAG ATTTGCGATCGTATTCAGAACAAGGGATGGACTGTAATCCAAGACGATCTGAAGCGGATGGGCCCATACGCGTACAAGGGAAATCAATGGGTGTCTTTCGACGACAAGGAAGCTCTGCTGCGGAAGGTTCAGTTTATTCGAGCAATGAATCTAGGAGGTGGTATGATTTGGGCTCTTGACCTAGACGATTTTAAAAACCGCTGTGGTCATGGCCATCATCCTCTGCTGACAGCCATTCGAGAAGGGCTGAGAGATGCCCCCAATGGAGTAGAGACCATTC CTGCAACAGTTCCCGAACCAAGCAAAGAAGATGAACATCAAGAAACAAATAGTGTAGAAACCCATCAGGGAAATACCGCAGCACAGGTCGAGGTCATCAATAAGGAAACATCGAATCAGGACGAGAACGCGATTGAACCCGATGCAGACTACAAAGTCGTGTGCTATTTTACCAATTGGGCTTGGTACCGTCAGGGTAATGGAAAGTATCTACCGGAAGACATCGATGCCGATTTGTGTACTCACATAGTTTATGGATTTGCGGTATTGGATCGCGATCGGCTGGTTATTAAACCGCACGACTCGTGGGCAGACATTGACAACAGGTTCTATGAACGAGTTGTCGAATACAAGAAGAAGGGAAAGAAGGTGACCGTTGCCATCGGTGGATGGAATGATTCTGCTGGGGACAAGTACAGTAGGTTGGTACGTAGTGCTGCCGCACGACAGAAATTTATTGCGGACGTGATAGCCTTTATCGAAAAGTATGGTTTCGATGGGTTGGACTTAGACTGGGAGTACCCGGTATGCTGGCAGGTTGACTGTAAGAAGGGCTTCGCCGATGAAAAGGAAGGTTTTGCAAGCCTTGTTGTAGAACTCTCTCAGGCGTTCAAACCTAAAGGATTGCTGTTATCATCCGCGGTGTCTCCGAGTAAAAAAGTTGTTGATGAAGGATACGATGTAGTAACACTTTCCGATTACATGGATTGGATCGCTGTTATGGCTTATGATTACCACGGTCAATGGGACAAAAAGACTGGTCACGTGGCCCCCATGTATGAACACCCGGATGACTTTGACAAAACGTTCAATGCTAACTTCACTATTCACTACTGGATAGAGAAGGGTGCTGATCCACGAAAACTTGTAATGGGAATGCCGATGTATGGTCAGTCATTCTCATTGGCCGATAACAATGAGCATGGCTTGAATGCAAAAACGTATGGTGGTGGCGAAGCAGGAGAATCAACTCGTGCCAGAGGATTCCTTTCTTACTATGAG ATTTGCGCCAACATTCGAAATAAAAAATGGACCGTTGTTCGAGACAGAAAAGGACGAATGGGTCCCTACGCATACAAAGGAGATCAATGGGTATCCTTCGATGATCAATACATGATTCGACACAAGAGCGAATACGTAAAAGCTATGGGACTTGGTGGTGCAATGATCTGGGCTCTAGATCTCGATGATTTCCGTAATTTATGTGACTGTGAAGAGTACCCACTACTGAGGACAATCAATAGAGTGCTGAGAAACTATCCAGGACCCGGACCAAGATGTGTCCTGGAAAAAGAACCCCAACGCGAAGAGCCACGACCCACACGACCTCCGACTACTCCAGAAACCACTAGACGGCCATCTACCACCACTACGACAAGACGTACTACAACaagtactactactactactactactactatgcGTCCAACAACCACAACGAAACGAAGAACATCCGCTAGACCTACGTATACTACCACAAATGCTCCATCGTATCAGGAAGTCGCTAATGAAGTAGACGAACCAACCTGTACGGATGGGCGACTTTTTGTTCCACATCCTTCCGATTGCAACAAATATTACATTTGTCAATATGGCAAGCTGTATGAGCAAAA ATGCCCTGGTGGTCTATATTGGAACGAGGATCATTGCGATTGGCCTCAAACCACCAAATGTCGCAATAAGCAAACGGAAACTGTAGCAACTACCAAAAAGCCATCATATACGACAACTCAACGGATAACAACTACAACGCGTCCACCGAAACGAACTACAGAAAGGACCACTACCGCAGGATGGAAACCGGAGTCAACCACAACCACAAGTTGGTGGTCACCCGAATCGTCCAGCATGGTTTGGTGGTCTCCAGACACCACAAGCAAACGACCAACTCGACCTCCTGTCGTGCATACCGACGTCCAAACAACTGGCAACAATGACTTCAAAGTCGTCTGTTACTTCACCAATTGGGCGTGGTATCGACAGGGTGATGGAAAGTACACTCCAGATGACATCGATTCAAATCTTTGTACACACATAGTCTATGGTTTCGCAGTTCTGGATCGTGAAAGCTTGACTATCAAGACGCATGATTCGTGGGCCGATATCGATAATCAATTCTACGAACGAGTGGTGGAACACAAACGAAAGGGTACAAAGGTAACGTTGGCTCTTGGTGGATGGAACGATTCGCTTGGCGATAAATACAGTAAACTTGTTCGAAGTTCATCTGCTAGACGTGCGTTCGTCAAGCATGCGGTGGAGTTTATCGAAAAATACGACTTTGATGGTCTAGATCTGGATTGGGAGTATCCTGTATGTTGGCAGGTAGACTGTAAGAAAGGTTTCCCCGATGAAAAAGAAGGCTTTGCAGAGCTAGTTAAGGAACTGGCTGTAGAATTCCGTCCTAGGAAATGGCTGCTATCAGCAGCTGTATCACCCAGTAAAATGGTGATTGACGCAGGTTATGACGTGCCTGTTTTGGCAGAATATTTCGACTGGATTGCAGTTATGACTTACGATTTCCATGGCCATTGGGATAAACAAACTGGTCACGTGGCCCCACTGTACTACTATCCTGGAGATACGTATGATTACTTCAATGCAAACTTCTCCATCAAATATTGGATCGAAAAGGGAGCTCCATCGCGAAAGTTGGTCATGGGAATGCCTTTGTATGGACAATCATTCTCCCTCGCTGATAGCGGCAAGAATGGCTTGAACGAAAAATCTTATGGACCAGGTGAGGCCGGTCAATTTACTCGAGCTGGTGGGTTCTTAGCGTTTTATGAAATCTGCGAGAAAGTCAATCAAAACGGATGGTCAGTGTATCGTGATGGCGAAGGACGTATTGGGCCGTATGCACTGCGTGGAAACCAGTGGGTATCATATGATGATGTCGATGAAATCCGTAGAAAGTCACAGTTCGTGAAACAGATGAATCTCGGTGGTGGAATGATTTGGGCTCTGGATTTGGATGACTTTAGGGGACGCTGCGGTTGCGGTAGACACCCACTACTGAAAACGATGAATCAGGAACTGGGAAGGATCAGTACTAAACGACCGGAAAATTGCACATAA